The following proteins come from a genomic window of Haliaeetus albicilla chromosome 23, bHalAlb1.1, whole genome shotgun sequence:
- the NXT2 gene encoding NTF2-related export protein 2 isoform X1: MFTPLGASCHPFFNDFKTYVDQACRAADEFVNIYYETMDKRRRALTRLYLDKATLVWNGNAVSGQEELNKFFEMLPSSEFQVNMLDCQPVHEQATQGQTTVLVVTSGTVKFDGDKQRYFNQNFLLTAQATPTNTVWKIASDCFRFQDWAS, encoded by the exons ATGTTCACACCACTTGGAGCCAGCTGTCACCCGTTTTtcaat GATTTCAAAACCTACGTGGATCAAGCTTGTAGAGCTGCAGATGAATTTGTCAACATCTATTATGAGACAATGGATAAAAGAAGAAGG GCTTTAACAAGACTTTATTTGGACAAAGCAACGTTAGTTTGGAATGGTAATGCAGTGTCTGGGCAAGAAGAACTGAATAAATTTTTTGAAATGTTGCCATCTAGTGAATTCCAGGTTAATATGTTGGACTGCCAGCCCGTTCATG AGCAAGCTACTCAAGGCCAGACAACAGTGCTCGTGGTGACAAGTGGGACAGTAAAATTTGATGGTGACAAGCAGCGCTACTTCAATCAGAACTTCTTGCTGACAGCACAAGCCACACCTACCAACACAGTGTGGAAGATCGCCAGTGACTGTTTCCGCTTTCAGGACTGGGCCAGTTAG
- the NXT2 gene encoding NTF2-related export protein 2 isoform X2 gives MAASVDFKTYVDQACRAADEFVNIYYETMDKRRRALTRLYLDKATLVWNGNAVSGQEELNKFFEMLPSSEFQVNMLDCQPVHEQATQGQTTVLVVTSGTVKFDGDKQRYFNQNFLLTAQATPTNTVWKIASDCFRFQDWAS, from the exons GATTTCAAAACCTACGTGGATCAAGCTTGTAGAGCTGCAGATGAATTTGTCAACATCTATTATGAGACAATGGATAAAAGAAGAAGG GCTTTAACAAGACTTTATTTGGACAAAGCAACGTTAGTTTGGAATGGTAATGCAGTGTCTGGGCAAGAAGAACTGAATAAATTTTTTGAAATGTTGCCATCTAGTGAATTCCAGGTTAATATGTTGGACTGCCAGCCCGTTCATG AGCAAGCTACTCAAGGCCAGACAACAGTGCTCGTGGTGACAAGTGGGACAGTAAAATTTGATGGTGACAAGCAGCGCTACTTCAATCAGAACTTCTTGCTGACAGCACAAGCCACACCTACCAACACAGTGTGGAAGATCGCCAGTGACTGTTTCCGCTTTCAGGACTGGGCCAGTTAG
- the NXT2 gene encoding NTF2-related export protein 2 isoform X3 — protein MISSLQDFKTYVDQACRAADEFVNIYYETMDKRRRALTRLYLDKATLVWNGNAVSGQEELNKFFEMLPSSEFQVNMLDCQPVHEQATQGQTTVLVVTSGTVKFDGDKQRYFNQNFLLTAQATPTNTVWKIASDCFRFQDWAS, from the exons ATGATTTCTTCTCTCCAGGATTTCAAAACCTACGTGGATCAAGCTTGTAGAGCTGCAGATGAATTTGTCAACATCTATTATGAGACAATGGATAAAAGAAGAAGG GCTTTAACAAGACTTTATTTGGACAAAGCAACGTTAGTTTGGAATGGTAATGCAGTGTCTGGGCAAGAAGAACTGAATAAATTTTTTGAAATGTTGCCATCTAGTGAATTCCAGGTTAATATGTTGGACTGCCAGCCCGTTCATG AGCAAGCTACTCAAGGCCAGACAACAGTGCTCGTGGTGACAAGTGGGACAGTAAAATTTGATGGTGACAAGCAGCGCTACTTCAATCAGAACTTCTTGCTGACAGCACAAGCCACACCTACCAACACAGTGTGGAAGATCGCCAGTGACTGTTTCCGCTTTCAGGACTGGGCCAGTTAG